ACCTTTCCAGCCAATGGTTATAAGGGTGATTATATTCAGGGTATTGTTGCTGAAATTATCAATGAGCATGGTGATAACTATGTCGCATCGGCTGAAGAGGTCATGTCCGATCTGCCTGATGATGAGCCACAGGGTGGTGATAAAGAGCGACACATTGATGCCCTAATTGAAAAAGCGAAAAGTTTATTGGGTGATAATCGCTATCGCTACGTCTTTGAAATAGCATTGAACTCTATTTTAGATGATATCCGTGATGATTTATCAGAGTTTGGCGTGGACTATCAGGAATGGTTCTCAGAACGTTCCTTAATGGATAAAGGTCTGGTGAATAAGGGCATAGAACGCTTGCGTGAAAGTGAGCATGTCTATGAGAAAAAGGGTGCTTTATGGTTTCGTTCAACAGCCTTTGGTGACGATAAAGACAGGGTAGTACAACGCGATAATGGTCAAACAACTTATTTTGCCTCTGATATTGCTTATCACATGGATAAATTTGATCGAGGTTATGAACAGGTAATCGATGTTTGGGGTTCTGATCATCACGGTTATGTACCTAGGGTCAAAGCCGCGCTTAATGCACTCAATTATGATGAAAATGCGCTTGATGTTTTATTAGTACAGTTTGCTAATCTTTATCGTGGTGGTGAAAAAGTGCAAATGTCCACCCGTAGTGGTTCATTTGTGACTTTACGCGAGTTGCGTGAAGAAGTGGGAGCAGATGCGGCAAGATTTTTTTATGTGATGCGTAAGTGCGAACAGCATTTGGATTTTGATCTGGATTTAGCGAAGTCTAAATCATCTGAAAATCCGGTCTACTATATCCAATATGCTCATGCCCGTATTTGCAGCATCTTTAGACAGATGGAAGAGAAAAGTTTAGCCTATGATCAGTCTATAGGATTAGAAAATTTATCATTGTTGGCAGAAGAGCATGAAAAAGATATTTTGCAACAATTAGCTAAATATCCAGAAGTCGTCAACATAGCTGCCTGTCAACATGAGCCACATTTGATTGCGCATTATTTGCGTGAATTAGCGAATGCCTTGCACACTTATTATAATGCCCATCAATTTATCGTTGATGATGTTAAATTACGTGATGCCCGACTGGTATTAATTGCCGCTACCCATCAGGTAATAAAAAACGGTCTAGCCCTATTAGGTGTTTCTGCGCCGGATGAGATGTAAAATGCCTATTAGAATAACAAATCATTGTCAGGAAAATCAGTAATGCCCGTCAAGAAAAAACGCGCTAGAAAAAAAATGGGTGCGACTCGAAATACTAAGCAAGGCGTATCCAAGTTTTCTATTTTTGTGATTACATTATTGCTGGGGGCCTTTGTTGGTTTTTTAATCTATCTGGATAAAATTCCTACCGATGGTGAGCAACAAGCTACTTCAAATCAACAGTCCTCGGCAA
This genomic window from sulfur-oxidizing endosymbiont of Gigantopelta aegis contains:
- the argS gene encoding arginine--tRNA ligase; protein product: MKDALQQLIAQAIQTLIDNGSLAVDMPSIKIDRTRDKTHGDFAANVAMLLAKPARKNPREIATQIIVALPESDFVEKVEIAGPGFINFYVSSDSIQDVVNTVIAQAERFGCSDKGAGKKVQVEFVSANPTGPLHVGHGRGAAYGATLANLLRAIGYEVHSEYYVNDAGRQMDILATSVWLRYLEKNNVAITFPANGYKGDYIQGIVAEIINEHGDNYVASAEEVMSDLPDDEPQGGDKERHIDALIEKAKSLLGDNRYRYVFEIALNSILDDIRDDLSEFGVDYQEWFSERSLMDKGLVNKGIERLRESEHVYEKKGALWFRSTAFGDDKDRVVQRDNGQTTYFASDIAYHMDKFDRGYEQVIDVWGSDHHGYVPRVKAALNALNYDENALDVLLVQFANLYRGGEKVQMSTRSGSFVTLRELREEVGADAARFFYVMRKCEQHLDFDLDLAKSKSSENPVYYIQYAHARICSIFRQMEEKSLAYDQSIGLENLSLLAEEHEKDILQQLAKYPEVVNIAACQHEPHLIAHYLRELANALHTYYNAHQFIVDDVKLRDARLVLIAATHQVIKNGLALLGVSAPDEM